From one Catellatospora sp. IY07-71 genomic stretch:
- a CDS encoding SLC13 family permease, whose product MSLQAWLAVAVFAVAYVFIATEWIHRVAVALGGAVLMLLIGATDAEHAFFSEESGIDWNVIFLLIGMMLIVSVLRRTGLFEYLAIWAVKRARGRPYPVMVILVVITAVASAGLDNVTTVLLVAPVTLFVCDKLGLPAAPFLIAEVMASNIGGAATLIGDPPNIIIASRSGLTFNDFLNVMGPIVLVLLVVFLGLCRWLFRDAFRHDSAKVAAVMAMREREAIRDPRLLVVSLIFLAAVLGAFMLHSVLHLEPSVVAMVGGLMLLAASRLDPDEVAKDVEWHTLIFFAGLFIMVGALVHTGVIGQLSQAATQAVEGKLWAATVLLVGASAVLSAIVDNIPYVATMSPIVADLVSADGTPQGNVLWWALALGADLGGNATAIGASANVVVLGIAERAGKKITFWEFTKYGLIVTVITVAICVPYLWLRFF is encoded by the coding sequence ATGAGCCTGCAGGCGTGGCTGGCGGTGGCGGTGTTCGCCGTCGCATACGTGTTCATCGCCACCGAGTGGATCCACCGCGTCGCGGTCGCGCTCGGTGGCGCGGTGCTGATGCTGCTGATCGGCGCGACCGACGCCGAGCACGCGTTCTTCTCCGAAGAGTCGGGCATCGACTGGAACGTCATCTTCCTGCTGATCGGCATGATGCTGATCGTGTCGGTGCTGCGCCGCACCGGCCTGTTCGAATACCTGGCGATCTGGGCCGTCAAACGCGCACGCGGCCGACCGTACCCCGTGATGGTCATTCTCGTGGTGATCACCGCGGTCGCGTCGGCGGGCCTGGACAATGTGACCACGGTGCTGCTGGTCGCGCCGGTGACGCTGTTCGTGTGTGACAAGCTAGGGCTGCCCGCGGCGCCGTTCCTGATCGCCGAGGTGATGGCGTCCAACATCGGCGGCGCGGCGACGCTGATCGGTGACCCGCCGAACATCATCATCGCGAGCCGGTCCGGGCTGACGTTCAACGACTTCTTGAACGTCATGGGCCCGATCGTGCTGGTGCTGCTGGTGGTGTTCCTTGGGCTGTGCCGGTGGCTTTTCCGTGACGCGTTCCGCCACGACAGCGCCAAGGTCGCCGCCGTGATGGCGATGCGTGAGCGCGAAGCGATCCGTGACCCGCGGCTGCTGGTGGTGAGCCTGATCTTCCTCGCTGCGGTGCTGGGTGCGTTCATGCTGCACTCGGTGCTGCATCTGGAGCCGTCGGTCGTGGCGATGGTCGGCGGGCTGATGCTGCTGGCTGCTTCCCGGCTCGATCCGGACGAGGTCGCCAAGGACGTCGAGTGGCACACACTGATCTTCTTTGCCGGGCTGTTCATCATGGTCGGCGCGCTCGTGCACACCGGTGTCATCGGTCAGCTGTCGCAGGCGGCGACGCAGGCGGTGGAGGGCAAGCTGTGGGCAGCGACCGTGCTGCTGGTCGGTGCGTCGGCGGTGCTGTCGGCGATCGTCGACAACATCCCGTACGTCGCGACGATGAGCCCGATCGTGGCAGACCTGGTCAGTGCTGACGGGACGCCGCAGGGCAACGTGCTGTGGTGGGCGCTGGCGCTGGGCGCGGATCTGGGCGGTAACGCCACCGCGATCGGCGCGTCGGCCAACGTCGTCGTGCTCGGCATCGCCGAACGGGCCGGCAAGAAGATCACCTTCTGGGAGTTCACCAAGTACGGCCTGATCGTCACCGTGATCACCGTCGCGATCTGCGTGCCGTACCTGTGGCTGCGCTTCTTCTGA
- a CDS encoding CBS domain-containing protein, translated as MTLDTPAIDAARTLADADLPGLIVVNGTGEPFAVLPGTQVLRLAVPSYCQDDPLLARLVDEAAADVFIRELGERTVLELLPPQPSELPVVASDATALEIAALMARTRSPLVAVVGDGRLLGAVTLHGLLDRVMPA; from the coding sequence GTGACCCTGGACACCCCAGCCATCGACGCCGCCAGGACCCTTGCTGACGCCGACCTGCCCGGTCTGATCGTCGTCAATGGAACTGGTGAGCCGTTCGCGGTGCTGCCGGGCACCCAGGTGCTGCGGCTGGCCGTGCCGTCGTACTGCCAGGACGATCCGCTGCTGGCCCGGCTGGTCGACGAGGCCGCCGCCGACGTGTTCATCCGCGAGCTCGGCGAGCGCACGGTGCTGGAGCTGCTGCCGCCGCAGCCGTCGGAGCTGCCCGTGGTGGCCTCCGACGCCACGGCCCTGGAGATCGCCGCGCTGATGGCCCGCACCCGCAGCCCGCTGGTCGCCGTTGTCGGTGACGGCCGGCTGCTGGGCGCGGTGACCCTGCACGGCCTGCTCGACCGGGTGATGCCGGCATGA
- a CDS encoding CBS domain-containing protein, with protein sequence MRARELATECPTVTMGTPVLDAIACVADDGLPGIVVVDDAGHPMRVLPGALVLRLAVPPYCLEDPILARVADDTPAAIADALSGRSVGQCLGQTSPRLLAVTSDATALEIASLMASTGSELVAVVDDGVLKGAVSMQAVIRDLVPA encoded by the coding sequence ATGCGTGCCCGTGAACTGGCCACCGAGTGCCCCACCGTCACCATGGGGACACCGGTGCTCGACGCCATCGCCTGTGTCGCTGACGACGGACTGCCAGGCATCGTCGTCGTCGACGATGCCGGACATCCGATGCGGGTCCTGCCCGGGGCACTGGTGCTCCGGCTGGCCGTGCCGCCCTACTGCCTGGAAGACCCGATCCTGGCCCGCGTCGCCGACGACACTCCCGCTGCCATCGCCGACGCGCTCAGCGGCAGGAGCGTCGGGCAATGCCTAGGGCAGACGTCACCTCGCCTGCTCGCCGTGACCTCGGACGCGACCGCACTGGAGATCGCGTCACTGATGGCGTCCACCGGCAGCGAACTCGTCGCGGTCGTCGACGACGGCGTGCTCAAAGGCGCGGTGAGCATGCAAGCGGTGATACGCGACCTGGTGCCCGCCTGA
- a CDS encoding C39 family peptidase yields the protein MRALQRVLATTASVCLALAAAVAIASPAQADPTFPLYGPYPATTAIDGRGSMDPNNRTATDLYTTGEQVYVRCQDTGLAAGGSTIWDYTREGYWIPDAYIRTGTSGFVSGVPRCLSIGINGTPTSGGSNSGPYPVKFAIDGRGSANPDDRIRVDAYPDGSTLYVRCQDYGVAVGGSTLWIYTSDGYWVPDAYVTTGTSGRISGVPLCSSIGISGGGATNPNGGTQYKIRTTLNGYHSKSLSASNVWDKYREGSYVTIMCQAYGEVNYGGSAIWDKTSDGLWIPDFYVITGSSSIVMRQCDGDGPSGGGNRFLAKTTLNGYYGKSLTSGSVVDKYAGGSYITITCQAYGEFNYGGSAVWDKTSDGLWVADFYVSTGSVDIILPRCDSDPKPTGGPGNPTVPATPNPGSVASANIRSAIVNAAYSQLGTDEWGDNCNPYGYHGTVKCGDPWCSMFASWTWQQAGIDVYFPYSGSFETWGRNKGLLRSKTNIRPGDVVLYGYDYYSSKHIGVVVDVLPDGRITTIEGNYGNTVKKVGPFNPSSPGGVHTYDNIYAVVAPVADPTTDKKWGTNLVSDQDAENDGLDTDEEICAVSSYPGVVYTGCLEYSGSTVKPHLYTQPLSTSAVIRGKLTMIDATGALTLQTCQAAYYGNDRSCDGPGFVSTSGRVATLRTDIEINGGWKHTLRLATMNVDGEQQQTGTWCGPTALQAILKSLGKTPLGSQADYAAKLGTDSLGTNPWDVRDVLNAELAGKSGVVDYVYHDYAAEGAGSDKWKLVMNKLAGSVDRGQPAAIVVQAKDIPWWNNDDTFTMHYLVVQGYAGIDNGNGVYSIDKFVLWDPARDDHYLATASQMYSMTNMDGIPGQGHMIVVAE from the coding sequence TTGCGCGCACTGCAACGCGTGCTCGCCACCACGGCCAGTGTCTGTCTTGCACTGGCCGCCGCCGTGGCGATCGCGTCCCCCGCACAGGCCGACCCGACCTTCCCGCTGTACGGGCCATACCCGGCCACGACCGCGATCGACGGCCGCGGCAGCATGGACCCGAACAACCGCACCGCGACCGATCTGTACACCACGGGTGAGCAGGTCTATGTGCGCTGCCAGGACACCGGCCTGGCCGCCGGCGGCAGCACCATCTGGGACTACACCCGCGAGGGCTACTGGATCCCCGACGCCTACATCCGCACCGGGACAAGCGGTTTCGTGTCCGGCGTGCCGCGCTGCCTGTCCATCGGCATCAACGGCACCCCGACAAGCGGCGGCTCGAACTCCGGGCCGTACCCGGTGAAGTTCGCCATCGACGGCCGGGGCAGCGCGAACCCCGACGACCGCATCCGGGTCGACGCCTACCCCGACGGCAGCACCCTGTACGTGCGCTGCCAGGACTACGGCGTCGCAGTCGGCGGCTCCACCCTGTGGATCTACACGTCGGACGGGTACTGGGTGCCCGACGCGTACGTGACAACCGGCACCAGCGGCCGCATCAGCGGCGTGCCGCTGTGCTCCTCGATCGGCATCAGCGGCGGCGGGGCCACCAACCCCAACGGCGGCACCCAGTACAAGATCCGCACGACGCTCAACGGCTACCACAGCAAGAGCCTGAGCGCGAGCAACGTCTGGGACAAGTACCGCGAGGGCAGCTACGTCACGATCATGTGCCAGGCGTACGGCGAGGTGAACTACGGGGGCTCGGCGATCTGGGACAAGACCAGCGACGGCCTGTGGATCCCCGACTTCTACGTCATCACCGGCTCGTCGAGCATCGTCATGCGCCAGTGCGACGGCGACGGCCCGTCCGGTGGCGGCAACCGCTTCCTGGCCAAGACCACCCTCAACGGCTACTACGGCAAGAGCCTGACCTCGGGCAGTGTCGTGGACAAGTACGCCGGTGGCAGCTACATCACCATCACGTGCCAGGCCTACGGCGAGTTCAACTACGGCGGCTCGGCGGTGTGGGACAAGACCAGCGACGGGCTGTGGGTCGCGGACTTCTACGTCTCGACCGGCTCGGTGGACATCATCCTGCCGCGCTGCGACAGCGACCCCAAGCCCACCGGCGGACCGGGCAACCCGACCGTCCCGGCGACGCCCAACCCGGGCAGCGTGGCCTCGGCCAACATCCGCTCGGCGATCGTCAACGCCGCCTACAGCCAGCTCGGCACCGACGAGTGGGGCGACAACTGCAACCCGTACGGCTACCACGGCACCGTCAAGTGCGGCGACCCGTGGTGCTCGATGTTCGCGTCGTGGACCTGGCAGCAGGCGGGCATCGACGTGTACTTCCCGTACTCGGGCAGCTTCGAGACGTGGGGCCGCAACAAGGGCCTGCTGCGCTCCAAGACCAACATCCGTCCCGGCGACGTCGTGCTGTACGGCTACGACTACTACTCCAGCAAGCACATCGGCGTCGTCGTCGACGTGCTGCCCGACGGCCGCATCACCACCATCGAGGGCAACTACGGCAACACGGTCAAGAAGGTCGGCCCGTTCAACCCGTCCAGCCCCGGCGGCGTGCACACCTACGACAACATCTACGCCGTCGTCGCGCCGGTCGCCGACCCGACCACGGACAAGAAGTGGGGCACCAACCTGGTCTCCGACCAGGACGCCGAGAACGACGGCCTCGACACCGACGAGGAGATCTGCGCCGTGTCGTCGTACCCGGGCGTGGTCTACACCGGCTGCCTGGAGTACTCCGGCAGCACCGTCAAGCCGCACCTGTACACCCAGCCGCTGAGCACCTCGGCGGTCATCCGCGGCAAACTGACGATGATCGACGCGACGGGCGCGCTGACGTTGCAGACCTGCCAGGCCGCCTACTACGGCAACGACAGATCATGCGACGGGCCCGGGTTCGTCTCGACCAGCGGCCGGGTCGCGACGCTGCGCACCGACATCGAGATCAACGGCGGCTGGAAGCACACCCTGCGACTGGCCACCATGAACGTCGACGGCGAACAGCAGCAGACCGGGACCTGGTGCGGCCCCACCGCCCTGCAGGCCATCCTCAAGTCGCTGGGGAAGACGCCCCTGGGCAGCCAGGCCGACTACGCCGCCAAGCTCGGCACCGACTCGCTGGGCACCAACCCGTGGGACGTGCGCGACGTGCTCAACGCCGAGCTGGCCGGAAAGTCCGGGGTCGTGGACTACGTCTACCACGACTACGCCGCCGAGGGCGCGGGCAGCGACAAGTGGAAGCTGGTCATGAACAAGCTCGCCGGGTCGGTCGACCGTGGCCAGCCCGCCGCGATCGTCGTGCAGGCCAAAGACATCCCGTGGTGGAACAACGACGACACCTTCACCATGCACTACCTGGTGGTGCAGGGCTACGCCGGCATCGACAACGGCAACGGCGTCTACAGCATCGACAAGTTCGTGCTGTGGGACCCGGCCCGTGACGACCACTACCTGGCCACCGCCAGCCAGATGTACAGCATGACGAACATGGACGGCATCCCTGGCCAAGGCCACATGATCGTCGTCGCGGAGTGA
- the nhaA gene encoding Na+/H+ antiporter NhaA — protein MKPSTRKAVIFGRGSWSERRRLADILRLETVGGALLLAAAVVALIWANSPWSASYEAVRGYEVGPAALHLHLPLGVWAADGLLAIFFFVAGLELKREFVAGDLREPSRAVVPIAAAAGGVLIPALIYTMVNRGDAAALRGWAIPTATDIAFALAVLAVVGRNLPSALRTFLLTLAVVDDLIAIVIIAVVYTQQLLVVPLLAALAPLVLFGLLVQRRCRSAWLLVPLAFATWALVHASGVHATVAGVLLAFAVPVRPRNGRPDDDDPGLAGHFEHRLRPLSAGFAVPVFALLTAGVTIGGLSGLTDALTSGVSVGITVGLVLGKTIGVLLATALVARFTAAKLDEGLAWADVLGLAMLAGIGFTVSLLIGELSFGPGTETAAHATIAVLAGSVCAAMLAAIVLRIRDRAYRRIAEIEAVDTDHDGIPDVYVLRDDHIS, from the coding sequence ATGAAACCGTCGACCCGCAAGGCAGTGATCTTCGGACGGGGCTCCTGGTCCGAGCGCCGTCGCCTGGCAGACATCCTGCGGTTGGAGACCGTCGGCGGCGCCCTGCTTCTGGCCGCAGCGGTCGTTGCGCTGATCTGGGCGAATTCGCCATGGTCGGCGTCTTACGAGGCGGTGCGCGGCTACGAGGTCGGTCCGGCTGCGCTGCACCTGCACCTTCCGCTGGGTGTCTGGGCCGCCGACGGCCTGCTGGCGATCTTCTTCTTCGTCGCCGGTCTGGAGCTCAAACGCGAGTTCGTCGCCGGCGACCTGCGCGAACCTAGCCGAGCGGTGGTGCCGATCGCCGCCGCCGCGGGCGGCGTGCTGATCCCCGCACTGATCTACACGATGGTCAACCGCGGCGACGCGGCCGCTTTGCGCGGCTGGGCGATCCCCACCGCGACCGACATCGCGTTCGCGCTGGCCGTACTGGCCGTCGTCGGCCGCAACCTCCCGTCGGCGCTGCGCACGTTCCTGCTCACCCTCGCCGTTGTCGACGACCTCATCGCCATAGTCATCATCGCGGTCGTGTACACGCAGCAACTACTGGTAGTGCCGCTGCTGGCCGCGCTGGCGCCGCTGGTGCTGTTCGGGTTACTCGTACAGCGCCGATGCCGGTCCGCCTGGCTGCTGGTTCCGCTGGCCTTCGCGACCTGGGCGCTCGTACACGCCTCGGGTGTGCACGCCACCGTCGCCGGGGTGCTGCTGGCCTTCGCCGTGCCGGTGCGCCCGCGCAACGGCCGGCCCGACGACGATGACCCCGGCTTGGCCGGGCACTTCGAGCACCGCCTGCGTCCGCTGTCGGCGGGCTTCGCCGTCCCGGTCTTCGCGTTGCTCACCGCCGGGGTCACCATCGGCGGGCTCAGCGGCCTGACCGACGCCCTGACGTCTGGAGTCTCGGTCGGGATCACCGTCGGGCTCGTGCTCGGCAAGACGATCGGTGTGCTGCTGGCCACGGCGCTGGTGGCCAGGTTCACCGCCGCGAAGCTCGATGAGGGCCTGGCCTGGGCTGATGTGCTCGGCCTGGCGATGCTCGCGGGAATCGGCTTCACCGTGTCGCTGCTCATCGGCGAGCTGTCCTTCGGCCCGGGCACTGAGACCGCAGCCCATGCCACCATCGCCGTGCTGGCCGGCTCGGTCTGCGCGGCGATGCTGGCAGCGATCGTGCTGCGGATACGCGATCGCGCCTACCGCCGCATAGCTGAGATCGAGGCGGTTGACACGGACCACGACGGCATCCCCGACGTCTACGTGCTGCGCGACGACCACATCAGTTAG